A DNA window from Ranitomeya imitator isolate aRanImi1 chromosome 2, aRanImi1.pri, whole genome shotgun sequence contains the following coding sequences:
- the LOC138666346 gene encoding uncharacterized protein produces the protein MTRGVYSTLYMELWQKQDKFYNYLRMRQEHFDVLLEQVGDVIQRHYTGMRFSISPAERLMVTLRFLATGESLTSLHYQFCLGISIISGIVKVTCLAIWDALHTEYIPEPTRDIWLQNAEQFEKVCHFPNCLGAVDGKHVLIAKRAGTGSEYYNYKKYFSIVLMAIADANCKFLAVDIGAYGRSNDSQVFKTSPMGHCLYGDTYDFPPARPLPGTTGPPMPYVCVGDEAFQLSPHLLKPYSSRDLTRTKKVFNYRLTRARRVVECAFGILTAKWRVLLTAISLHIRTVDEVVKACVVLHNYVLSKEPVSVDDEDLETTLWDYHSSSVRSAGSVSRMRDNFAEYFVSPVGRVPWQDNIV, from the exons atgacccggggcgtctATTCTACCCTGTACATGGAGTTGTGGCAGAAACAGGACAAATTTTATAATTATCTTCGGATGAGGCAGGAGCACTTTGATGTGTTGCTGGAACAAgttggggatgtcatccaaaggcactaCACAGGCATGAGGTTTTCCATctcaccggcggagcggctgatggtgaccctacg CTTCTTGGCTACAGGAGAATCTCTAACATCACTACATTACCAGTTTTGCCTTGGAATATCAATCATTTCCGGAATTGTGAAAGTGACCTGCCTGGCGATATGGGATGCCTTGCACACAGAGTACATTCCAGAACCAACAAGGGACATCTGGCTGCAGAACGCAGAACAGTTTGAGAAAGTGTGCCATTTCCCTAATTGCTTGGGGGCAGTCGATGGGAAACACGTCCTTATAGCAAAACGGGCAGGAACAGGCTCGGAGTACtacaactataagaagtacttttctatcgtactcatggccatagcagatgccaactgcaaatttctggctgtggacattggagcctatggccgctccaacgactcccaagtcttCAAAACTTCACCGATGGGCCATTGTTTGTATGGCGATACATACGACTTTCCACCAgccagaccactcccgggaacaacaGGACCACCTATGCCGTATGTCTGTGtgggtgatgaggcctttcagttgTCCCCACATCTCCTCAAACCGTACTCAAGCCGAGACTTGACCAGAACAAAAAAAGTGTTCAATTACCGCTTAACAagagcaagaagagtggtggaGTGTGCATTCGGCATTCTTACAGCAAAGTGGCGAGTTCTGCTTACTGCCATATCTCTGCACATACGAACTGTGGATGAGGTTGTGAAGGCCTGTGTGGTCCTGCATAACTATGTACTTTCCAAGGAGCCTGTTTCCGTGGATGATGAGGATTTGGAGACAACCCTGTGGGATTACCACAGCAGCTCTGTACGTTCTGCCGGTtctgtttccagaatgagggacaactTTGCTGAGTATTTTGTTTCACCTGTGGGTAGGGTGCCATGGCAAGATAACATTGTGTGA